A single region of the Lycium barbarum isolate Lr01 chromosome 2, ASM1917538v2, whole genome shotgun sequence genome encodes:
- the LOC132627020 gene encoding uncharacterized protein LOC132627020, with protein MLDRLQILFLLLLLSLSTISTSESDTPISRFQNYLSINTAHPNPNYTTPIDYLTQFANTIPNLHSKIIHLTPTIPLLLLTWPGSNPSLPSILFNSHLDSVPAEPDKWTYPPFSAHRDSDGRIFARGAQDDKCIGMQYLEAIKVIQSSDPNFVPLRNVHILYIPEEEVGGFDGMGKFVERKEFEELNVGFVMDEGQASTNDEFRVFYADRTPWHMVIKAVGTPGHGSKLYDNTAMENLMKSIEVVTKFRESKFDIVKAGLAANSEVVSVNPVFLKAGTPSPTGFVMNMQPSEAEAGFDIRMPPTTDPQLMRKIIEEQWAPTWRNMTYEITEKGFLRDNKGRPLMTLASDSNPWWSIFNEAVTRAGGKLSKPEILASTTDARFMRRLGIPSFGFSPMKNTPILLHDHNEFLKDTVYLEGIKVYESIIKSLSSFEGSYEH; from the exons ATGTTGGATCGCCTCCAAATCTTGTTCCTCCTGCTCCTCCTCTCACTCTCCACCATCTCCACCTCCGAATCAGACACACCCATTTCCCGTTTCCAAAATTACCTCAGTATCAACACTGCTCATCCTAACCCAAACTACACTACCCCCATCGACTACCTCACACAATTCGCTAACACCATCCCAAATCTCCACTCCAAAATCATTCACCTCACCCCTACTATACCTCTCCTGTTATTAACCTGGCCTGGTTCCAACCCTTCACTTCCTTCCATTCTCTTCAACTCCCATCTTGACTCAGTACCCGCTGAGCCTGATAAATGGACCTACCCACCCTTTTCCGCTCACAGGGATTCTGATGGAAGAATCTTCGCACGTGGCGCCCAGGATGATAAGTGTATTG GTATGCAGTATTTGGAGGCAATCAAAGTGATTCAAAGCAGTGATCCGAATTTTGTGCCGTTGAGAAatgttcatattttgtatatcccTGAGGAGGAGGTTGGTGGGTTTGATGGGATGGGGAAGTTTGTGGAGCGTAAAGAATTTGAAGAGTTAAATGTTGGGTTTGTGATGGATGAAGGACAGGCTTCGACTAATGATGAGTTTAGAGTGTTTTATGCTGATAGGACACCTTGGCATATGGTGATTAAGGCTGTTGGAACCCCTGGACATGGTTCTAAATTGTATGATAATACTGCTATGGAGAACTTGATGAAGAGTATTGAGGTTGTTACTAAGTTTAGGGAGTCTAAGTTTGATATAGTCAAGGCTGGATTGGCTGCTAATTCTGAGGTCGTTTCAGTCAACCCAGTGTTTCTCAAGGCCGGAACTCCTTCCCCAACT GGATTTGTGATGAACATGCAACCCTCTGAGGCTGAGGCAGGATTTGATATTAGGATGCCACCAACAACTGACCCACAACTTATGAGGAAGATAATTGAAGAGCAATGGGCACCAACTTGGAGGAACATGACATATGAG ATAACTGAGAAGGGATTCCTAAGGGATAACAAGGGACGTCCTCTGATGACTCTTGCTTCCGATTCCAACCCTTGGTGGTCCATTTTCAATGAAGCTGTTACTAGAGCTGGTGGCAAACTCTCCAAGCCTGAAATATTAGCTTCGACTACTGATGCTCGATTCATGAGACGGCTGGGAATTCCCTCCTTTGGTTTCTCCCCTATGAAGAACACCCCCATCTTACTTCATGACCACAATGAG TTCCTCAAGGATACTGTTTACTTGGAGGGGATTAAGGTGTATGAATCCATTATAAAGTCATTAAGTTCCTTTGAGGGATCTTATGAACACTGA
- the LOC132628841 gene encoding LOW QUALITY PROTEIN: NADH-ubiquinone oxidoreductase chain 3 (The sequence of the model RefSeq protein was modified relative to this genomic sequence to represent the inferred CDS: inserted 1 base in 1 codon; deleted 1 base in 1 codon; substituted 2 bases at 2 genomic stop codons), which produces MKASKEQKNQVSVVVSEFALICIYLVISPLVSLITLGLSFLFSSHSSTYXKKFXAYKYDFDPSGDVRSRFDIKSYLVFILFVIPDSKITFSFPNWEVPPNKIDSFGSRSIMTFLLISMIGSLYEXKQHASNQKRIGCTNGLYVIVVILNKT; this is translated from the exons ATGAAAGCCTC CAAGGAGCAAAAGAACCAAGTTTCTGTGGTAGTGTCAGAATTTGCACTTATTTGTATCTATTTAGTGATCAGCCCGCTAGTTTCTTTGATCACACTCGGtctttcttttctattttcttcCCATAGTTCGACCT ACAAAAAATTCTAGGCCTACAAATATGACTTTGATCCTTCTGGTGATGTCAGAAGTCGTTTCGATATAAAATCTTATCTTGTTTTCATTTTATTTGTTATTCCTGATTCGAAAATAACCTTTTCTTTTCCT AATTGGGAAGTACCTCCCAACAAGATTGATTCATTTGGATCGCGATCCATAATGACCTTTCTATTGATTTCGATGATTGGATCTCTCTATGAATGAAAACAACATGCTTCAAATCAAAAGAGAATAGGCTGCACTAATGGATTATATGTTATTGTTGTCATTTTAAACAAGACTTAA